A window of the Sphingobium yanoikuyae genome harbors these coding sequences:
- a CDS encoding DUF6691 family protein: protein MRKLLIALASGLIFGFGLIVSAMIAPSKVLAFLDVAAPSWDPSLALVLASAVMVSALGFALGRRRDAPLFAPAFNGPSSRSLDKKLLSGAALFGVGWGLVGYCPGPALVALSLGAPAALVFVVAMLAGMGVFALQERYRAARPGANP, encoded by the coding sequence ATGAGGAAGCTGCTCATCGCGCTCGCCTCGGGGCTCATTTTCGGCTTCGGCCTGATCGTCTCCGCCATGATAGCCCCCAGCAAGGTTCTGGCGTTTCTTGATGTCGCCGCGCCGTCGTGGGACCCGAGCCTTGCCTTGGTGCTGGCCTCGGCCGTCATGGTTTCAGCGTTGGGATTTGCACTCGGCCGAAGGCGCGATGCTCCGCTTTTCGCACCGGCGTTCAATGGGCCATCGTCCCGGTCCCTGGACAAGAAGCTTCTCTCGGGCGCGGCTTTGTTCGGCGTCGGATGGGGCCTCGTCGGCTACTGCCCTGGTCCGGCCCTGGTCGCCCTGAGCCTCGGAGCGCCGGCGGCGCTGGTGTTCGTCGTGGCGATGCTGGCGGGCATGGGCGTCTTCGCCCTTCAGGAACGTTATCGCGCAGCCAGGCCCGGGGCAAACCCATGA